ACCCGTCGCGGACCATGGCGAGGTTCACCAACAGGCCGTCAGACGCGCGCCGAACGTGCCCGAGCGGCCGCCCGTACCGGTCCCGTTGCTGCACGTCGAACTCGACGCGGACAGCTGTCCCCGGTGGGACGAGTCCGGCGAGGTGGGCGGTCGCCTCGCGTCCGTAGCACTCGACCCCTTCGCGGGGATGACGCGTCTCCGGTGTGTCGATCCCGACCAGGCGGACACGTTCGGGCAGATCCGCGACGTGGAGGGTGTCGCCATCGACGATGCTGGTGACCTGGGTGTCGAGCCCTGCGGGCAGGCCAGCGGTCGCCGGAGCGGAGGCGTTCGGGCGGGATGTCGCCACGTCGGCAACGCCACCGGCCAGCGTCGCGGCCGTGGACACCGTCACCAGCAACAGGAAGACGGCTGCCAACGTCCGGCCCAGGCGGGGATGGCCGCGCCACTGACGGAGCCACAACGCCGGCAGCACCCACCACAGCAGCAGCCATGCGAGGGCTTGCGCCCACGCCGGTCGCGAGCGCAGCCACCGCCACACGTCCCGCGATGCAGCCGTCATGGGCAGCAGTGTCCCGGAAGCTGAGACACGGACACGACGGGGCCGGGTCGGACGCTCGGTCCGCCGCGACCTCTCCATAGTCCTGGCATGGCGGTGCTGTGCAGCAGGGTGCCCACGTCCTCACGCTCC
This sequence is a window from Actinomycetota bacterium. Protein-coding genes within it:
- a CDS encoding thermonuclease family protein encodes the protein MTAASRDVWRWLRSRPAWAQALAWLLLWWVLPALWLRQWRGHPRLGRTLAAVFLLLVTVSTAATLAGGVADVATSRPNASAPATAGLPAGLDTQVTSIVDGDTLHVADLPERVRLVGIDTPETRHPREGVECYGREATAHLAGLVPPGTAVRVEFDVQQRDRYGRPLGHVRRASDGLLVNLAMVRDGYAQVDTVPPNVTYAGELLTAQRDAREAGRGLWGACPV